GGCTGCCCGTTGTGGGTTCGCCTAGCCTCATATTTAACCCTTCTTTTTTCCTAATCGGGAAAGTGCCaagcaaaattaatttgcataaacaagCAAGCACACTAAATTTGACATGAATGAACAAGGCTGAATCGAAAAGCTCGCTTTTCAAAAGGAAAAGCGCATGCACACATCGGTCGCTGAGCAGTTTCCCGAGGAGGTGACTTTCGGAAGGAGTGTTTGACAACGCTATCACTAACTAGTATTTCGAGCGCGTTTATACTACTTGGAAAATAAAGAACATCGAATCTATTGTGTCTTCTGGCACCATCGTGTACCGTCACCATTTATACTAGCTTTTTGCTCTTTTCACTCCGTAGAACAGAATGAACACCTACCAAATCACTGCTAGAAAACGCCCTCACGTGattaaatagaaaatataACGGGTAAAAATGTGTCTTTTTGTGCAATGTACAACACCGTTTTAGTGACAGGACATTCAGACAATACactggatttttttcttcaccactGAACGTATCACCACTCTTTTATCGCCCTGATTGGGAGTTTGTGCTACTTGAAGTTCTATAGACTTATCATTTCAACCAACCTGGATAAGCAGATATAGTGAATGCAACAGCCTGGATTGAAGCTcagataaaaacaaacatgagATGAGAATGGCAAAGCAGCACACAAGaacaatgttttaaaaaaatcacagGAGACCGATCCCGGAAATGCTTTCATAAGCACTAACGGGCGGTGatgttaaattatttaaagcaacaaaataataaaattttgatGCAGCTATTAGATTGATTATAAATACAGCCCGTTCACGTAGCATCAAAATGGAAGCGTGATGTTTCTGTTCTCAAAGCAGAGCTGGATATTTAATATTGCGGTTTTATTAAGCTTAGCTAGTTCGCAACTGAAGCTTGCTGCTTTTATAATTAGCTAGTGATAGGGCGGATAAACGGTCACGTTATTGATTACAGAGTAATAAAATCCATGTtcacattttgcaaacaaaacacacagaaTACCAATTGAATTAGTGAAACCTGTGCTTGATTGGTACACTGTAATAGTAATTCCCCAAATATGTAACTAGTATTCTAATTTCATGTTTGTCCAGGTTATGATGCCTGGTTTAGGATCAATTAAGGTACAAACATGTTGGCGATATAAAAAATaccaaccgaaaacaaaagaagaCGCCGATTACATCTCTGTCGAGATGAGGATTATTGAGAGCTAACCTGCCTGACCTATGTATTCATAAGCACGGTGCTAGAATCGAAACATGTGCTTTTGTAAGCGCGTGCAGTGTTGTTAAAAGCGCaatgaattattcatccaCGCGAAAACTGCGAAAGGTGAAATGTCAATAATGAGGGAGGTTTTTCCACGGTCACATTTCATCTATTTTAAttggtttgtttcactttttctaATTCTGCTATCTACGTCGTTGACTTCAATGCTCACATTCTCTTTTTCACTCTTCTTCAAGCAAATATCCTGTTGCGTTCAGGTATAAATCGCCATTTCGTGATTACACATATCAAGGAGTAACATTCAACCAAAAAGGAGCATAATATCTTAATTATTCGCGACAGTCATCATTGGAGCAGCGCAACGAGCAACATAACAACAttcaacagaaaataataacaataactACTACTATTATTAGTAGAAGTAATAAGAATATGttataatagtaataaaattaataataacaaacataaacatttacGAGTAACTAAATGTACGTGGACGATGAATGGACGCTTTATTGCTGCCTGTCTGGCTCCACGATCTTGGCACCAAACAAAGAGCTTCCCAAGGAGCTCGTTTTTCAAgcccattttcttcttcatcattcCGACGAGAACATAGAAAAATTGTCAAAGCTGAGCGGCTTACCTTGCACGGAATCGTCATCCAAATCGTCCTGGCTGCTGGACAGTCGGGCTGTTTAGAGGATTTACATGAAAAAAACGTATAATTAACATCAGTACGTTAAAGGATTATTTGAACTATTCTCAAAACGGTAATCTTCTTACATCGATAGGATTTGCCACCGACACCGTTGCGGTTGTAGAGTAAATTTTCCAAGTGTGCAATGCCGCTATTGTTAACGATGCTGAAACCGAGAAGAGTTTCGATCTGTTTCCACCGATGCATCCGTTCCTGTAGATCATTTGTGACGTCGTTAAGTGCGTTTCGCGCCTCGACGATGCTTCGATCAACATCGTCAATGCTTTTGCCGTGTGTTGACACGAAAGCGCCAACAAGGCTGGAACGCTTTTTCTTAAGCTTCTCGCATGCTTCACGCGCCTGCTCCAGCTGCTTTTCTGCCATTACACGCTTCCGTATGTGATGTTTGTGCTCCAGCTCGTACGTTAGCTGCAGCCAACTTTGCAGACCCTGCGGCGGTGTCCAGCAATGATCGTTAATTTCTCCTTCAGCCCGAGACAGCTCTAAGCGTAGCATCTCGATCTCCTGCTTTAACTGCTGCAGTTCAAGATCGGAGCTCGAAGTTGTGAGAGTGGGCGCCTCGCGTAACCGCCGCTCTAGATCGAGCTTCTCTTTACCGACGTTTTCTTGTTCAAGGCGCGCTTGTTCGAGCTCCTATAAAAGGTAATGTAAGTTTTGGCTTTCTAGAAAATTGCGTGAAATAAGTTGAGTTGAAAGAACTTGTGACTACCTTTTGCATCTCCTTCAGTGCTACCTCCGCCTTCAGTAGCCCTTCCACATCCTTCGCCATGCGTCGGATAtgaatttttgcatttttattctGGTGATATGCATACCAGCTGCCTATGATAGCAGTCAGTAGGAGCGTCACAAGTAACAGATCCTTCCACCGCGTTCCGGTCTCTGTGACAAGTGCAACCAAATTATATACAGCCGACCAAATCGAAATCAaccagaaaacagaaacaaaataaacgcGATTAAAACACATCAAGCGGAAAGTTATTATTGCATCAAATGTATTGGATGCTGGATTCTTACCTCTTGGAGGACCAAATAGCACGGCGTCCATTGCTTTTAAGGCGATCTTTTGCTTGTGGATCGGATCCTTGATACCGAGCACGTTGCTCACGTAATGCATATTGTTCACAGCAAGCCTAGGTAGCACCTTTCCGGTAACCTTGTGCAACCGGAAGAGATGCACATACTGTGGCAACTGAACACTCTGTGCCAACCACTCGGTCGTCTGGTCAACAGTCCAGTTGTGCACCTCTGACCGTAGCCAAGCTTCCCACAATTCCTTCACCGAAATGTGCATGTCATCGTTGAAGTGGAACGCTTTATGGCGTTTCTCGTAGCCTGAGTCATATTTGAGCTCTTCGCGTAGAAACTAAACccaaaaccacacacaaaaaaatccaacataATATATAACCAGTTTTAGAATTAACGTCTCTCGGAAACCCATGGTAGCAtgaaaaatataacaaaagtCTTATACAATTTGAAACATATATCCCTGTTTTTGCATAACTCTAATGAAACAGTTTCCTTGTATTCTGGGATTCAACTGAcacaacaaacataaaaccaacTTATCAAATGAAACACTTACGTCATCCGATTCAGAAAGATCAATATcaccattatcatcatcatcaagctGCCGATGTAGGGAGCGTATCGCCTCCATACCCAGTTGGTCGTGATGTGCCAAGCAGTCAATGTCGTCGATCGAACAAGCTCCCGTTCCAACGCCCACTCCACCGTCGCCGGCAGCCACCGATCCACTCCCGTAAGTTCCTGAAATCAGGAAGAGAAAATCTTAGGATTCACGTCAGTCGTTGGTACTTCACGTATTGTTCCTCTCGTTGTTTTCTGCCAACACGAAATTTATGATCAATAGAAAACAGCACGGGATAAACATGCACGGTTGCAACGCCTGGTGGGTCATTGAGCGGACATCGTTGATGATCGATGTATGAAAGTTGCGGGTAAGCCTCAGGTACAGGTACAGGATAAGTTGATGAAAGAAGGTactgacaaaaaaaatgaagtaaacTAAAGTATTAAACTCACGTTTTACCTTTTTAAGTTTTTCTATGGGTTTTTAGGTAATTGCGGAcaacaagaaagaaaatgtgAGGAACAAATACACTCTGCACAAACAAGTGTGGTAACATTCTCCACATTGGTCATAACGATCGATTTTTGCCGTAGCACAAGTGGATACTTGACATGACAGTCATTGGATGAATTAAATTAGTACAGTCGAGACAAACAATGTGTTAAAATgtgttaaacaaaaaaaatacaaacgaTGCGATGCCCACTAACAACCCCAAAAAGTGTTAAACAACAATCCTAAACATTTCCTGGTTGGTTTATATCTTTAACCATTATTTTCGAGCCTTCTTTCCTTGCCGAACGGGGCCAACCCTCTGTTCTACTGAACGGCCTGAGAAGGCTTTACGGAAAAAGTCATCATACAGTGCCTATAGTAGCCTTTAGAATGTAGAATGACTTGTTGACCCATAGCACTCTATCGCGAATCTCATCCATTTTTAAGCTGTCTGTGCTAATCTTTGACCCTAGACAGATGAAGCTGGAGACGACTTCGAACTTTCGGTCACCTATTAGTCCGTCGCATCCATGTATGCTCCCTGCCGCTGTCTTTAACGTCTAAGTGATTAACACTGACCAGGATCTGGATGAACTTGTAGAGGATGGTCTTTATGGACGGTATCCACTTTAAGGTAACCTCCATGAGTACACTGTTCCTCCTGTTCCAGGGACTTTCTTTCGGAATCCTCCCTGACAGTTACCAACTATCTCATCAACGTATATGACTAGTCGTTTCTGCAGAACGAGGCAGGATATTTTGTAGCCGATATTCAGCACCGTTATACCTTTATAGCGACTACACCCTAGCCTATCTTCTACAGCCACACTAACCTTCTTTCTTATGCTGTTATGTTATTCTTTAGTCGACGGATTTATTCCACCTATGTTTAGTTGTTGTAAAGAAATAAACTTGTGAGAATACAATCAAACAATTCTAAGGTGTCTTTTGATTCAAGctggcaaacaaaaccccggCTTTTAGTTGCGCTGGGTAAACATTACACACTCAGTTACGAACTCAGTCTATCGAACTAAAGTGCAAATATTGATATTAGAGTGTGTCGTAAAACGATCGCTACATCTACGCGAAAGTATCTACGTAGTTTTGTCTTAATACTTTACTTAGAACAGACAAATTGAAAGCGTAACAccaaatttttttaatttaaatagagAAATTCTTACCAGTGTACATTTGTTCTTTGAACATACCATTGAAGAGGTTCATAATAAATTTACATATGATAATGTTATAGTTAATATACTATCAATACACAACTTGCGATTTTCACAACTAATGGCAGTCGATACTTACAATTTTCGAACACAAGCTCTCAAATGCACTTCGACATACATTTTCAACCAACTTAGGTTTTCTGCTCAAATTAAAAAGCATAGCAATTTTCATTCGAGCGTAATAACAAAAATGGGTCAATTACTGCAATCGGTATAGAAGCAGTAAACGTGCCGTTGGTAACAAAGTATCTATTGCAAAAGAGGAGCACGTCGTTACGGTGCCTGACAAATTATCATTACTTTGTGTCTATGTTAAGTAGTACATCCATAAATGCGGCCCGGTCTGTTattctaagattaaaaaaaagatAGCCAACTTGAGAATCCCGTTTTGGTTTACTATCCACCCTTAATGAACTAAAGCATTGCATGCTTGATACTTTGACCTATTTGTTCGCTGATTATAAGAAAATGAGTAGCAATCAACGAAAATTCGAATTAAATTCCTTGCCAGTTTTTAATTGATAACGTTAAAATATAACTTTTCATACGCCACTCAGGAGCATGACTGGTTTCGTGAGCTACATTTATCGTTCGCCAACAGGAAAtatgagtttaaaaaatataaaaacagCACGGTCCGTTCTTCTTAGATTGCTAAAgaacaggaaaaacaaaaatttaaaaaaaacatgtaaGACGAACGCTTTAAAGAAGAAGGTCTTTTCACCTATTGAAAAGTTTCGGAAATCCCAAGACGagaatatgaaaaaaatctCAATGCGTTTCGAGACGTTGTTAACGATTTCCATAAAAGTTCTCCGTCTCTAATGACCACAAGCTATGTCTCTGTGATGTGACGTGCTCTAGATCTCAAGCAACAGGCAATGGAATGTAGCTACAGGAATGTAACAGTTTATTATATGAGAGCGTAATCGTCGTCTTGTTATTTAGAGTAAACGTTAATGTCCTGGAGGTTGAAAGCCCAGTATTataacacaaacaaaattgaataaGCAAAGTGATAATGCCACGATACAATACATGGTAAAAAAGGAGATCGCACCTAATG
Above is a genomic segment from Anopheles bellator chromosome X, idAnoBellAS_SP24_06.2, whole genome shotgun sequence containing:
- the LOC131214017 gene encoding stromal interaction molecule homolog, with the protein product MRYSKSNFHVWACCYYSLLLCLMPSGAAQIDGNHREGDDGSDGVGRSAIHSDPDNLVADDPHHDLYHQKQPSQVPYQPPSSYQSTERVSESSHQPQQQLSQYPAKGTTGSPSYQQPKQRQTHPYPQHHHVAPSVTPSSSSKQSLSTGETGSSSSSSLLHSSSAGSGMQQLPSPGRSLETRNSYAVLSQAMSQAVHHEFDFLFLISGTYGSGSVAAGDGGVGVGTGACSIDDIDCLAHHDQLGMEAIRSLHRQLDDDDNGDIDLSESDDFLREELKYDSGYEKRHKAFHFNDDMHISVKELWEAWLRSEVHNWTVDQTTEWLAQSVQLPQYVHLFRLHKVTGKVLPRLAVNNMHYVSNVLGIKDPIHKQKIALKAMDAVLFGPPRETGTRWKDLLLVTLLLTAIIGSWYAYHQNKNAKIHIRRMAKDVEGLLKAEVALKEMQKELEQARLEQENVGKEKLDLERRLREAPTLTTSSSDLELQQLKQEIEMLRLELSRAEGEINDHCWTPPQGLQSWLQLTYELEHKHHIRKRVMAEKQLEQAREACEKLKKKRSSLVGAFVSTHGKSIDDVDRSIVEARNALNDVTNDLQERMHRWKQIETLLGFSIVNNSGIAHLENLLYNRNGVGGKSYRSRLSSSQDDLDDDSVQGKPLSFDNFSMFSSE